ATCAACCAGCTCTACTCAAAGATCACagagttggagatggaagtaggTGAGCATTCCCTTGTAATTGGTGCGATACAACCGCTCGATCCCTCCAGGCACTGCTACCGGATGATTGGTGGTGTGCTGGTTGAGAGGACAATCAGGGAGGTCCTGCCTGCAGTGCAGCGCAACAAGGAGGGCCTTGAAGAGGTCATTGCTCGCCTTAATGAGGctttggagaagaagaaaaaggagattgCAGACTTTGAGTTGAAGCATAAGATCAAGATCAGAAGAGCAGACAGTGATGCTATGGACGACAGTAATCGTAGAGAAGGTTCTGCCCAGGGAGTTCTTGTAGGTCCAGCAAAGGAGTAGGGCGAGGAATGCTACATCAAGTTAAGAACAGTCAAACATTTAAATGAAAATGTGGTTAGGTTCATCATAAGAACTAAATTTTGTGCACAgatatggttatatattttcgtGAAAGGAAACATATTTGTGCGAGGATTTGGACTGCCTCAGAAATTGACCGGCTTGATTAGATAAATGGTGGGAATGCTTCTTCCAACACAAACCTTTTGCTTCTGTGTTAGGAGTTTTAGTTGGCCTTTCTTCTCTTTATGTTTGAAAGCCCATTGCAGCAGGAATACACCAGTGTATTACAGGATTGGTTTCGGCGACCACCAATCGATTCCATGTATGGTGATTGATGATAAGGCTTGCTCATTTTGGTGGTCTCGGGCAATTTGACAGGGTTCTCCCCACTATCTGTTGAAGTGTATCATTTGTACAACTGTTGGAATCCAAAGTCTGAATGGTCAAATGGAAAATTAGGTGAATGGCTGAATGTTGAAAAGAGTTCTAATCTATGTGGGTCCCTGTTCTAAAACATGAGATAAATGACCACCAAAGAAATGGCAAAAAGACGTAAATTCCACCGCAAGAAATTATAGGACATGTTGTGTATATACGCATATTTTTCGGTCTCCAACATGTATTTTAACTGATTCATCTTGGGATGATTTTATAAAAGACTTGTGCTTGACTGCACTTCTAGCATACGACTGGGAGAAAAAGACGTGACATGGTTCATACTTGGTATCATATCAAGAATAGGTGATCTTAGATCCTTAGTTGAGCAAAGCCTATGTGACCTGTAACCTGCCAGAAACTCCTCATAAGTCAGTTCACATATTTTATCAAGAATATAAATAAAACAATATCCTATCATTACATTAACTAGAAAAATGACCACCCCAGGGAATGACAAAACATGTTAACACGACTAAAATTCCACCAACAGAAATTGTAGAACATGTTACACCTCTATTCAAATTTTTGGTATCCAACGAATATTTTCGCTGATTCATTTGATTCGTGGAAGACTCTGTGCTTTATTGCACTTCTGGCATACGACTGGGAGCAAAAGACGTGGCGTGGTTCATATTTAACCCGACTCGGTCGGTCCAAGCTTTGAATCTGGACCGGACCGGGTTTGTTTTTCCGCTTTCCCGCGCACGGCGCGCCGCTTTATAACGCAATACGAGCGAAGAGAGAGCAGCGAGCGAGAGAGAAATGGAGGTGGAGAGAGCACGGCTTCTAAGCTTGGCATTGGATTTTGGATTCGACGAGGAGGTCGCAAAGAAGTGCTTGGATCGGCTTGTTGATCTCTACGGTATAGCTGGGATCGAAACCCTAATGTTTACCCTGCTTCTTTCCACTTGCTTTATTCTCCCGTACCCAAAAAAGCTTCGACTTCGACTTTTAGGGCTTGATTACTCGTGGCCTCCTACAATCTTTTCATTCTCTTTAAATCGCATTTCTTATGGAAAAGATTAAGTGCCCAAAAACCGCGGAATCAAGAAAGATGTACTCAATTGCTTTGTGCTTCTAAATTGCATCCTTTTGCTTTTGATGTTTGGGAAATTAGGTTACTTTGGTACAAAATGGGATTATGGGTGAAAATTTGTTAGaacatttttttttgttgtggTTTCTTGGGATCCTGAGATTGTGATTAATGTTTTAGATGTTAAAATGACAAAGGCAATGATAAAGTTATTGGGATATTATAAAGGCTATCCTCTAACAAAGTCCTCTTGAAAATTTGGAATTTATCTGAATATCGCTACTTGTCTTATGACCATGAGGCTATGAGATGCTGGATTAAACTGCcagcgttttttttttttcctcctcttaTTTTGGTGTGGTTAGTATTCTCAATTGACGTGCATCAAAGGTGTAAAATTGTGGCGTTTATGTCAACTCCTATGCTATTCTCGATTTTGACCTACTTTTTGTTATGTTAATTTGTTTTTTATGGTTTGGATGTAATGGGATCACCAGAAAGTATGCAAAGGAGGGGAAAGTTTTATAAAAACCACGTTCTTATAAAACTGCAATGTCTTATTCAGAACGTGGAATCCTTTATGCATATTATTCCATTTTGAGGAGTGTTCTAGTCAGGTGTTTGGGTCAACAAAGGAGCCCTTCAGGTGCTTGGTCGGGCCATTTTGTATGATCTCTATAAAGGTCAATATTGGTTGGTTAGAGAAGGGCCAGTACTGAACAATAACATGGTCTTTGAGGGACATTTTGGGCTATTTGTGTGTCCTAATTCAAATCATTTGATTAGGATTAATAATGGCAGGTCTAATATCAGTTGTAGGTTGAGGGAATACCAGTATTAAGAGTCTATTTTAGAGTGTTGGTATCTCACCATATTGGGTTGAATAGGAATTCATAACCTTGTTAAATGATTATTTTGTAACTTATTAGGCATCCTTTTCTAGCATAAACCACTGTTTGGTCATGCAATCCTTGTTTATTGGAGAAGCGATCTTTCTATGCATAAAGAAAGGTTTTCTTGGGTATAAAAAGATTGTTCGTTAACCTAAATGAAAtaaaatcatcatcatcatcattagacGGTCATGTGGAGAAGCGATCTTTCTACAGATAAAGGTAcagtttttttctaatttattttaaataaaaaattgtttTCATctgaaatgaaataaaatttcatcatcatCGTCATCGTCATCCATCTgcaatgaaataaaataaaatttgatcgtcatcatcatcatccatcTCTCATTTTCTATTTCTTCCTCCAGAACCTTAATAAGTGGGGATGCCATGTCATAGGCTCATGTAGATTGTTGTGTAATTAACATTTAGCTACCAGAGAAAAGAGGACCTATGGTTGAAAGAGTGATTTACAGCAAATAATGGATGCACTCAAGATGAAGTTCGAaagctaaaaaaaaattcaaagcaaAGTATTGTATTGCATAAACTAGGCTTCTAGCTCTTATGGACACAAATTGCCTGAGGCCATCATCTTTTTATGGACACTTTTAATGATGGACATTGTAATAGTATAAAATCCTGAATTTTATGTGTGTTTAGAATCATGAGTTATTCTTTTAATAATTAAACAACAGTTAATTTTATTTGTGGTGTAGGAGAGGATGGTAAGGAATTTGTCACTGTTGAGCACTGTGGTGATGATTTTCTGGTTGCATTGGCTGATGCTATGCAAGAAGATTGGGATGATTTGCAAGCTATTGAATCTGAAGCTTTTGGAGCTTTAAATGACATATTGGGAGGTGTTTCAAATGATGAGGAAACAGAGAATGGGATTGACTCAGGAAATGTTGTGATGGGTAAAGGAGATTTGTCTGGACACCAGGGCCAAGAAGAGTTGGATAAGTTGAATGGTAGTGATGACTCTGATTTGGAAGTCTTGAGCCAGAAGGGTACAAATCCTGATCCTTCCTATGGCTTTCATAAAAATAAAGGTCATAGAATTTGTCAAAGTGTGGGTAAACAAACCTCAAGGTTGCCAGtaagcttttcttcttcttctgcttaCAGTAATGCTTCTGAATTCTCTTGTTATTCTGAACTTTATTATGGTTATATTTTAAGGATTTTTCTCTACGAATTCCCCCCCCCCAAACCTTCATTTCTCAAGGTGCGTGAAAATGTCAGCAATGGACCAGCCCCATCATATCCTGATGCATTACCAAATGGACATGAAACTCTATGTTATGAGGAGCTGCAGGCTATGGATGACATTGAATTAGCAAATGCTGTAATATTTGGCAACAGAGCTTTTCGAACTCTGCAGTATCAAGCTTGTAAAGCAGCAATTGAGAACAGAGACTGCTTTGTTCTTATGCCCACTGGTGGGGGTAAAAGTTTATGTTACCAGGTTGAACTTTTTCTATGTTTTAACAGTCATTTTATTACAGGCTTTAGACCAGTTTGATGATGCTTTTCAATGCATTTTCACAGTTCACCTAAAGCCTTATTATCTTATTATGAAGAGAATGTCCTGTGGTGGTGCATGGTTGCAGAAGGACTTTCTTGTTGAAAATTCCTAAAGTCATATAAGTTGTTGGAATTCAACGAGCAGTTTCTACTGATTTAAATTGGAAGATACATtctgttttttttgttttttcaagTTAATGCCTATTTATCTTGAATGGGTATGAGACATTAATTAAATATTCAGGGCAACTGAAAGCCATAAGAATGTGATCTACAATTTCAAGCAACTTTTACTAACACTAGCATGTTATCTACAGCTCCCAGCAACTCTACATCCAGGTGTCACTGTTGTTGTATGCCCTTTGCTGTCACTTATTCAGGACCAGATCATTACATTGAATATTAAGTATGGGATACCTGCAACTTTTTTGAATTCACAACAGACTGCTTCACAGGCATCAGCAGTTATCCGAGAGTTGAGGTAaggatcctgttatgttagactCTAATAATAGTATTATAGATGACATTGCCCTGACATAAGTGGTCTTTTGGAAATGGCTTGTCATAGAGTTTGATAGTGTCTAAGAGGCTAAGAATGTGAATGCAGTGTATGATTTCTAGCGATTTTAACAAGTTGGCATACATGGTTACAATGTTATATTATCAAGTTCATGCCTTTTTACTAAATTGATCTTTTAATTTTTACAAATAATTAATAACCAACTGTTCAAGAATTTACAAATGTCATGATTAGTCTTTAGAAATATGCATTACTTACAAGGCAATCATCATTTTCTAAATAATGTTTTTTCTAAGAATATTATTGCTTATTCTTTCTTGTATTCAGCTCCCTGATGCATGTTGCTTTTTTTAACGCATTTGAAGTTTTTATTTTGtgtatttttaattctttaaagCAAGGTTCACAATCATGATGTCGAGTACCATACTAGTTTGGTCCCAAGTCACGATGATACATACTCGTATGGTATTGGTTCAttatcttttgatattttttttgtttttatggtTATTTTGATGTTTAGGAATCTTGAAATTGTGATTTTAAGATTGTTTTGATATTATTTTACTTTATATTGTTCTTGAGAAATTTTATGATTTCTTAATGCATACAACTATAACAAGTAAAGATAGATGCTTTTAGCTTGAAAATGTACGTATTAGATAGATTTGGATTATAAAATACATATTGATATCTACTCCCTCATGAAATGTCTATGCTACTCATAGACATCAAGATCTCATTCATTGTCAAGGACAAGGTTCACTGAACCGTCCTGAACATACATTCATTGTTTCGAGCTGTATTGGCGGCAAACCAGGATGGTTTGGCCTAGCAAATTGGAACActggaggagggagagggaaagagaggaaaagagagagaaggggggaggGAAAGAGGGGATGACACCATTAGACAGCTGCAGAGGTCTCCGCAGATCGGTGTCGCCTAATAGGACGTTTAatcgagagagagaaggggagcgATGGTGCCGGGGAGAGGAGCAGCTGGCGGAGAGGCTGCCGGAGAATATCGGGTGGTTGCTGTGGCTAGGAGTGGCAATCGGGTCGGATCGGATACGGGTCGGGTTAGATACGGGTCGGATCAGAAAACATCAAACCTGagtccgacctgtttattaaataggtcagatttTCAAACTTGaacttgatccatttaataaacaggtcaccCAACCcgacctatttaacctgtttattaaacagttaACCTGTTTATCCGACCCGATTcgatccgtttaacccatttgtcatttaacctgtttaataaacagctAACCTGTTAACCTGACGTGACCTTACTCGTTTAACCTGTTTAGATACAGAGATAATCAAAATTAACATAGATACTGAGTGATACATAGATAATCATCATCACTTTCCAAATCTAAATTGACAACAGGCTCTTTATCCATTTATATCATATAATGAAACCTTATATTAACCACAAAAAAACTTAAAAACAGTTAGAACATtaaagaaaggaagaggaagaggaggctcaGATTTAATATTTCATCAACAACTAAATCAAAACAACAACAATCGGTTGTCTATAGAAGAAGGCCGTCCAAGATTATTGCTGTTAGAAATAATTGAATCAACAAAAAGATATTTCAAAATCATCATAGCCTCCCTACACAAACCTTAAAACAAACCTCCCATGAACTCTAACGTAAATCCAAGAAAAAAATCAGTAAATCGATTGCATAAATGAGACAATACATAAATGACACATGCAAGATACTATTCATTAAATAAATCGTAGGCAAACAATGATCATCAGAGGGTCAGGAACCCATAAATCAGAGCAAAAACAGTTAGACAAAAATCTCTGATTTAAACCAGTCGAGCAAAGACCAGATCACACAAACCTCCCAGGAACCCTAACATAAATCCAAGAAAAAAACCCAATCAGGTAAACAATGATCATCAGAGAGCCAAGAACCCATAAATCAGAGCAAAAACAGTTagacaaaaatttttgatttaaaccaGCTGAGCAAAGATCAGATCACACAAACCTCTTAGGAACCCTAATGTAAatccaagaaaaaaaatcagtaaaTCGATTGCATAAATGAGATAATACATAAATGACACATGCAAGATACTATTCATTAAATAAATCGCAGGTAAACAATGATCATCAGAAAGCCAGGAACCCATAAATCAGAGCAAAAACAGTTGGACAAAAATCTCTGATTTAAACCAGTCGAGCAAAGATCAGATCACACAAACCTCCCAGGAACCCTAAcgtaaatccaaaaaaaaaatctaatcaggTAAACAATGATCATCAGAGAGCCAGGAATCCATAAATCAAAGCAAAAACAGTTatacaaaaatttttgatttaaaccaGCCGAGCAAAGACCAGATCACACAAACCTTCCAGGAACCCTAACGTAAATCCAAGAGAAAAACCAGTAAATCGATTGCATAAATGAGACAATACATAAATGACTATGAAATCCcagaataatagatcagatcactATGAAATCCCAAAAATCCTAATGTAAATCCAAGAAAAAAAATCCTCAGATCTAGATCGAACACCAACCATAGAGATCGGAGGGAAACACCAACCTCAGAGATCGGAGCAAAAATCCTCGCAATTCCTCCGAGTTTGCCGTCATCGTGATGTCGGATGTCATGATGGCTAAAGAGTAAAGATGGAGGCCAGGTCGCTCTCATGATGAGGGGAGATCGGGGAGGAGCACCATCTAAGGGAGGAggttgaggaggaggaggggaatacctgaACTTTCTCTGAGTTCCCTTCAGCACGACTGCGAACGGAGAGGAGCCGGTAGTAGACGGCCATCTATTGCCGACTGTGGGGAAGACGGTGGGGGATCGTCGATCGAGAGGAGGGATGGAATGGAAACCCTAGAGGGGATGGAATGGAAACCCTAGAGGAGGGAAGGGGAATAGATGCGAGCGGCGAGCCTGGGATGGGAAGCGATGTTTCGTCCGATTGAATGAAAGAATATACCTGATAACACTTAAGAGTTAAGCCAGTTAAGGAGTCAGGACCTTAAGATTATAAATAACGGGTTataacccgacccgacccgatccgattcaactcatttattaaacgggttaaacgggtAAGTAACCTAAAATCTGAACCCGACCtgattattaaatgggttaaacatgtCGACCCGTTTACGATCCGAACCTGTTTAATCCAAACCCAAACCTGTTTAACACGGGTCGAATGCGAGTCGGATTGGTGGGTCTGATCGATTTTTGCCACCCCTAGCTGTGGCCGCTAGATGGCCAACCCATTGCTGGCTTCACTGtttgagaattttttaaaaaaaacttaaaaacagACGGCATACCCATTGCCAGCTTCATTATAgttatgatttttgaaaaaaaactcCATAAAATAGAGGCGATTGTccctgtttcacgcctgcggcATCGCAGGTCTCAATTGTGCCATCCGACGGCCATGATGGCTAGTAGGAGGCCCTTCGGCAGCCTCATCGGTGGCTTCCCCTCCCCCCATCTCTctacctctttttctctcttttcctccttgcTTCCCTTCTTCTCCTCTGTGTCGGTTCGTACTGTTTCGGTCTGGTATGGATCTGTACCAGCTCGTACCATCTGTCGGCCGGGATGTGTCTCAATTTCGATTTCGCCTTACTTGGTCAAGGATGTTGTTAGAGTAAATTAATACTCCTTAAACAAATTATGCCATATCTTATCTTCAAGGTTTGAGAAATGGCCAAGGATGTTTCTTagaggatgaaaatttttagtttgTGGATGAATTTAACTCATGCAATAGGAGTAATACGAAGTTGCCAA
Above is a genomic segment from Elaeis guineensis isolate ETL-2024a chromosome 1, EG11, whole genome shotgun sequence containing:
- the LOC140854666 gene encoding prefoldin subunit 2-like — protein: MASRAGGDSREPVNEQAIANTYAAMRSEINQLYSKITELEMEVGEHSLVIGAIQPLDPSRHCYRMIGGVLVERTIREVLPAVQRNKEGLEEVIARLNEALEKKKKEIADFELKHKIKIRRADSDAMDDSNRREGSAQGVLVGPAKE
- the LOC140857532 gene encoding ATP-dependent DNA helicase Q-like 1, which codes for MEVERARLLSLALDFGFDEEVAKKCLDRLVDLYGEDGKEFVTVEHCGDDFLVALADAMQEDWDDLQAIESEAFGALNDILGGVSNDEETENGIDSGNVVMGKGDLSGHQGQEELDKLNGSDDSDLEVLSQKGTNPDPSYGFHKNKGHRICQSVGKQTSRLPVRENVSNGPAPSYPDALPNGHETLCYEELQAMDDIELANAVIFGNRAFRTLQYQACKAAIENRDCFVLMPTGGGKSLCYQLPATLHPGVTVVVCPLLSLIQDQIITLNIKYGIPATFLNSQQTASQASAVIRELR